GCCAGGCGTCGGGCCAGAGATGGTCGGCCGAAAACGAGAGCTTGGCGCTGCCATCCAACCGTTCCGCAGCGGCCAGGACGGGCGCCAGCGGCGGGAACCAGGAGATCGAGTCGGGGTAGGCGCTGATCAGACCCGGATAGGCGCAAACCCTGACCCCGCCGCCATCATCGAAACGCAACAGCGGCGAATCGTTGGCGCAGAGCTTATAGCCGCCGCAGAGCAAGCTCAGGCCGGTGGTGGTCTTGCCGGCGCCGATATCGCCCACCAACACGGCGGCGCGACCGCCGCGGGCAGCAGCAAAGGCATGAAGGGTGAAGAGGCCGCGCCGCCGCAGCAAGGGCGCCAGGGCGATGACGATCATATCCTCGAAGACGCCGTACACGCTCAGACAAGCCTCGGTCATGGCCCCGTCCACGGTTCCAGCAGCCAGGTCGATGTCGTAGCGCCCCCAGCGCCGGAAATAGGCCGACACCAGCTCGCCCTGGCGATGGTAGACCACCACCGGCCCGGACGAGACGGCGGCGAAAGCAGGCGCCGGCGGAGTCTCGGCCACGGCCCGCAGGCGGAAGCGCACAGCAGGCGCAGGCAGCGGGCCGGAGGGGGTGAACGGCTGCCATTGCTTGTCCAGGCGGGCGGCCAGACGGGGGTCGCTGGTCTCGAAGCGGATGGCGACGCCGTGCAAATCGTAGTTCATCGCCCTGCCCCGGTGATGATGGCGGTGGCCTCGATCTCCACCAGCAGTTCGGGGCCGATCAGCCGGCTGACCTCGACAGCGGTGGCGGCCGGCCGCACGGTGGTGAAGAACTGGCGATGGGCGCGGGCGACCTCTTCCCAACGGTCGATGTCGACCAGATACATCCGTGTGCGGACGATGTCTTCGCGCCCCGCCCCGGCTGCCTGCAAAGCCCGCTCGATCTTCTGCAGGATGAACTGCGCCTGCGCGAACAGATCGCCCGGCCCCACCACCTGGCCGGTTTCATCGACGGCGGTGGTGCCCGATACCTCGACCACCTCCCCCACCCGCACGGCGCGGACATAGCCGACGATGTCCTCCCACACGGCGCCGGAGCTGATTTCCAACCGTTGCTTCATGCTGCCTCCTGATCGAGTTCGGCGTCCTCGTTGGCGACCAGGGCGAGAGCGCCTTGAGTTAGCCGTCGCGCTGCGGCTGGGTCGGTCCACACCAGGCTGCGAATCTGCACAGCCAAAGCGCCCATCTCCAGGCACAGGGCCACGTCGTCCAGGGTGTGGATGCCGCCGGCGGCGATGATGGGGATGTCGAGATCGAGGGCGCCGAGGCGGTGCAGCCCGCGCAAGGTGAAAGGAAAGGCAATCGGGCCGGCGATGGGGCCAGCCAGGAGCGAACCATCCTCGGCCGGGTACAGCGCAGGCGGGGGCGTTCCCACCACCAGGGCATCGGCCCCCGCTACCACACACGCCGGGGCCAGATAGGCGGCGCGGGTGGAGGGCAGCCTGACCAGGACGGGCAGCGTGGTGGCGTGGCGCACGGCCGAGATGAAGGCGCTGGCCTCGCCCAGATTGGCGTCTTCGGGCACAGCCAGTTCGACGCCGGCCACCCCAGTCTCATCTTCCTCCAGTCGGGCAGCCATCCAGGCTCGGTCGCCAGGGTCGCCCCCGGCCAGGCTGAGGATCACCGGCGTCCCCAGCTTCCGCCAGCCGCCGCTCTGCCGCTCAACCACCCGCCTGAAGCCGGGGTTGTGGTCGCCAGCGGCCAACACGAATCCCGCCGGAAGTTCGGCCAGGCGGGGCTGATCGCTGCCTTTTTGCGGGCGCATGGTCACGGGTGCGGTGACGATGGCGCCGAAGTCGGACGGGCCGAGGCCAGGCGGCCAGGCATCGCCATAGCCGGCGGCGCCGCTGCCTGCCAGGATGGGCGAAGCGACCGTCAGGCCGCGTTTGTTGCGGGGGGCGAGATCGATCATCGCAAACTCAAACGACGGCAGTCAGATCGAAGACCGGGCCGCGCAAACAGACGCGGCGACGGCCGCCAGCGACATCGGCGGCGCAGGCCATGCAGGCGCCGACGCCGCAGAGGAAATTGGCAGCCACCAGCGCCTGCCCGAACCCACGCGGCAGCACCAGCCGGTGTGCGCGGATGGCTTCGGCCAGATGGAAGTAGAAGGACGAGGAGCCGGCGGCGGCGATGGCATCGGCCCAGCCCAGGAGTTCGGGCGTCAGCAGGCCCGTCCGGGCTTTCTCGCCGCGACCGGCAGCCAGTGTCAGCGCCCGGTATTCGACCGAAAGCGGCAGGCGCTGGGCAGGGATGGCAGCGCGGGCGGTGGCGGCTGTGGTCGCCAGGGTCACGGTCAGGTGGGCCGCGTCAGCCAGGTGGACGAGGGGCAGCAAGGCCCAGGCCAGGTCGCCTTCGCCCAGGCACAGCAGGCGGCTGGCGCCGGCAGGCAGGCGGAAGCCGACGCCAACCGGCCCCAGACAATCGATGGCCGCGCCCAACGGACAAAGGCGTAGCCACGCCTGGCCGCGGTCGCCGCTCGGCGGCAGGCGCAGGCTGAAGGTCTCGGCGTCCAAGGCGACGGGATAGAACGTGCGTCGCAAGTAGGGATCCAGCCCCCACCCCGCCCTCACCAACACGGCCTGCCCAGGCTGGAGCTGTTGGGCCAGTTCCGGCGCTCGCAGGACGAGTTCCTGGTAGGCGCCGCTGCTGACTCGCTCCACAAGGCTGGCGCTGTGCTGGATCATGCCGATCCCACGCGCTCAGCCATGACGCGCCTCTTCTGCCATCCCCTCTGGGTTGAGGATGATGACGCGGCCCCGTGAGGTGGTCATCAGGTCGGCCTTGCGGAAACGGCTCATGACCCGGATCGCCGTCTCCACCGTCGTGCCGGTCATTTCGGCGATGTCCTGCCGGGTCAGGGGCATATCGATGATGACCGCGTTGGCTCGCGCGGCATAGGGTTTGCCGGCCAGTTCGGCCAGACGCAAAAGTGTGCGGGCCACGCGCTGATCGACACGATCGACGGCCAGGCTGCGCACCATCTCGGTCGTCAGCCGCAGTCGCCGGCTCAGTTCCGAGATCACGCCCATCGCCACGCGCGGGTAACGATCGAGCAGACCGTAAAAATCGCGGCGGGCAATGGTGACGACCGCCACCTCTTCCAGG
This window of the Caldilineales bacterium genome carries:
- a CDS encoding RidA family protein translates to MKQRLEISSGAVWEDIVGYVRAVRVGEVVEVSGTTAVDETGQVVGPGDLFAQAQFILQKIERALQAAGAGREDIVRTRMYLVDIDRWEEVARAHRQFFTTVRPAATAVEVSRLIGPELLVEIEATAIITGAGR
- a CDS encoding Crp/Fnr family transcriptional regulator, whose protein sequence is MVETTSRAGPRLDKLHWNMVQVARSVPLFRGLTEEDWEAIAPLLHGHCFPKDAYVFFQGDPPDALYIVWMGRIKLVRHTDHGRDVVVEVMGPGQILGEMAVLDGCPYSTTAQTLEEVAVVTIARRDFYGLLDRYPRVAMGVISELSRRLRLTTEMVRSLAVDRVDQRVARTLLRLAELAGKPYAARANAVIIDMPLTRQDIAEMTGTTVETAIRVMSRFRKADLMTTSRGRVIILNPEGMAEEARHG